One Stegostoma tigrinum isolate sSteTig4 chromosome 22, sSteTig4.hap1, whole genome shotgun sequence DNA segment encodes these proteins:
- the LOC125463743 gene encoding soluble calcium-activated nucleotidase 1-like isoform X1, translating to MIVTSLQALDSGFCFRSSFMSLYLYGLPNGNDSMSSLHISIGGLPVIASMTKTRDSRFHLKWKTILAAIIVLFILYMLYFHKSSPNSPYPRNIHNWPIDNFPKDRYNDTYPLSPPQKTLEGIRYRIGLIADLDANSKKELNSDTWFSYLKKGYLILSNSGDKVTLEWDKNESILKTHLSEKGRGMELSELIAFNGKLYTVDDRTGVVYDIDGDKAVPWVILSDGDGTVEKGFKAEWLAVKDEHLYVGGLGKEWTTTTGEVVNENPEWVKVIGYKGDVNHENWVSHYNALRTAAGIKAPGYLIHESAAWSDRLQRWFFLPRRASSDRYNEKDDEHKGTNLIIKCTQDFKEVLVSKIGVVNPTHGFSSFKFIPDTDDQIIVSLKSEEDNGKIATYIMAFTLDGRFLLEETKVGDIKYEGIEFI from the exons ATGATTGTAACTTCATTGCAAGCTCTTGATTCAG GTTTCTGCTTCCGCTCTAGCTTCATGTCGCTATATCTATATGGTTTGCCCAATGGAAATGATTCTATGAGCTCCCTTCACATATCCATTGGTGGTCTTCCAGTTATAGCGTCCATGACCAAAACAAGAGATTCACGTTTTCACCTGAAATGGAAGACTATACTAGCAGCAATCATAGTTCTTTTCATATTATACATGCTGTATTTTCACAAAAGTTCCCCAAATAGCCCTTATCCACGAAATATCCACAACTGGCCGATTGATAATTTTCCAAAGGACAGATACAATGACACGTACCCACTTTCACCCCCGCAGAAGACCCTGGAAGGCATCCGATACCGTATCGGGCTGATTGCTGACCTGGACGCTAACTCAAAGAAGGAGTTGAACAGTGACACTTGGTTTAGTTACCTAAAGAAAGGCTACTTGATATTATCAAACAGTGGTGACAAAGTAACTCTCGAATGGGACAAAAATGAGTCCATTCTCAAAACGCATTTGTCAGAAAAAGGACGTGGCATGGAATTGTCCGAACTCATAGCATTTAATGGAAAGCTTTACACTGTGGATGATAGGACAGGTGTCGTGTATGATATTGATGGTGATAAGGCAGTCCCTTGGGTAATTCTATCAGATGGAGATGGAACTGTTGAGAAAG GTTTCAAAGCTGAATGGTTGGCAGTAAAAGACGAGCACCTTTATGTGGGTGGACTCGGTAAGGAATGGACTACCACCACAGGAGAGGTAGTCAATGAAAATCCAGAGTGGGTGAAAGTTATTGGTTACAAAGGTGATGTAAATCATGAAAATTGGGTGTCTCACTACAATGCACTCCGCACAGCTGCTGGAATTAAAGCCCCAG GATACCTCATTCATGAATCTGCAGCCTGGAGTGATCGACTGCAGCGCTGGTTTTTCCTGCCACGGCGAGCAAGCAGTGACCGCTATAATGAAAAAGACGATGAACACAAAGGAACAAATCTTATTATTAAATGTACTCAAGATTTTAAGGAGGTCTTGGTGAGCAAGATTGGAGTGGTTAACCCGACTCATGGATTCTCTTCCTTTAAGTTCATTCCAGATACAGACGATCAAATCATTGTGTCGTTGAAATCGGAGGAAGATAATGGGAAAATAGCAACTTATATAATGGCTTTTACTTTAGATGGACGCTTTCTTTTAGAGGAGACAAAAGTAGGGGATATAAAATATGAAGGGATAGAATTTATATAA
- the LOC125463743 gene encoding soluble calcium-activated nucleotidase 1-like isoform X2: protein MSLYLYGLPNGNDSMSSLHISIGGLPVIASMTKTRDSRFHLKWKTILAAIIVLFILYMLYFHKSSPNSPYPRNIHNWPIDNFPKDRYNDTYPLSPPQKTLEGIRYRIGLIADLDANSKKELNSDTWFSYLKKGYLILSNSGDKVTLEWDKNESILKTHLSEKGRGMELSELIAFNGKLYTVDDRTGVVYDIDGDKAVPWVILSDGDGTVEKGFKAEWLAVKDEHLYVGGLGKEWTTTTGEVVNENPEWVKVIGYKGDVNHENWVSHYNALRTAAGIKAPGYLIHESAAWSDRLQRWFFLPRRASSDRYNEKDDEHKGTNLIIKCTQDFKEVLVSKIGVVNPTHGFSSFKFIPDTDDQIIVSLKSEEDNGKIATYIMAFTLDGRFLLEETKVGDIKYEGIEFI from the exons ATGTCGCTATATCTATATGGTTTGCCCAATGGAAATGATTCTATGAGCTCCCTTCACATATCCATTGGTGGTCTTCCAGTTATAGCGTCCATGACCAAAACAAGAGATTCACGTTTTCACCTGAAATGGAAGACTATACTAGCAGCAATCATAGTTCTTTTCATATTATACATGCTGTATTTTCACAAAAGTTCCCCAAATAGCCCTTATCCACGAAATATCCACAACTGGCCGATTGATAATTTTCCAAAGGACAGATACAATGACACGTACCCACTTTCACCCCCGCAGAAGACCCTGGAAGGCATCCGATACCGTATCGGGCTGATTGCTGACCTGGACGCTAACTCAAAGAAGGAGTTGAACAGTGACACTTGGTTTAGTTACCTAAAGAAAGGCTACTTGATATTATCAAACAGTGGTGACAAAGTAACTCTCGAATGGGACAAAAATGAGTCCATTCTCAAAACGCATTTGTCAGAAAAAGGACGTGGCATGGAATTGTCCGAACTCATAGCATTTAATGGAAAGCTTTACACTGTGGATGATAGGACAGGTGTCGTGTATGATATTGATGGTGATAAGGCAGTCCCTTGGGTAATTCTATCAGATGGAGATGGAACTGTTGAGAAAG GTTTCAAAGCTGAATGGTTGGCAGTAAAAGACGAGCACCTTTATGTGGGTGGACTCGGTAAGGAATGGACTACCACCACAGGAGAGGTAGTCAATGAAAATCCAGAGTGGGTGAAAGTTATTGGTTACAAAGGTGATGTAAATCATGAAAATTGGGTGTCTCACTACAATGCACTCCGCACAGCTGCTGGAATTAAAGCCCCAG GATACCTCATTCATGAATCTGCAGCCTGGAGTGATCGACTGCAGCGCTGGTTTTTCCTGCCACGGCGAGCAAGCAGTGACCGCTATAATGAAAAAGACGATGAACACAAAGGAACAAATCTTATTATTAAATGTACTCAAGATTTTAAGGAGGTCTTGGTGAGCAAGATTGGAGTGGTTAACCCGACTCATGGATTCTCTTCCTTTAAGTTCATTCCAGATACAGACGATCAAATCATTGTGTCGTTGAAATCGGAGGAAGATAATGGGAAAATAGCAACTTATATAATGGCTTTTACTTTAGATGGACGCTTTCTTTTAGAGGAGACAAAAGTAGGGGATATAAAATATGAAGGGATAGAATTTATATAA